The Magnetococcus sp. PR-3 DNA segment AACCGTTGCTTCAGCACGCTTTGGACCATGCACAACAGCTAACACCGCACATCACTATGTGGTCACCGGGGCTTGGCATGACACGCTTAGCCAGGCCATGGTACAGGGTACACTCTCAACCACGCAGCTTCTGTATGATGCGCAGTGGCAACGGGGGTTGGGAAGTTCATTGGTATTTGGTATTGCGCAGTTGTTAGACCAACATTATCGGGGGATATTGATTCTCTTGGGGCATCAAGTTGGTCTGACGCAAGGTGATCTACAGAAACTGGTGGGGGCGTTTAACCCCAAGGGGTGTGCCTGTGCTTTCTATCACGGGGCACCGGGTGTACCCGCCCTATTTAGGGCTGAGACTTTTCACCACTTAACCAAGCTATTTGGACCACGTGGTGCCAAGTCTCTATGACAGGGTGATCTTTTTCCCGTGCAGCCTATGGCTGGTGCAACCCTGGATATCGACCGGCCGGAAGATATCCAGGGTGGATGATGCGGTCTCATTTAGGTGGTGGGTGGCTGGGTATCTTGCATACTTGGGCGTTGTGCAAATTCGGTGTACCAGTCGGCCAACTGTGTACACCCCTGACGCCACTCCAGCTGTGGCAGACGAAAATCCAAATATCCTAACGTTGCGCCCAGTGCCAACTGTCCCAAGGTAAGTGGCCCGGTATAGGCGTTGAGGTCGCTTTCCACATGTTGCGCACTGCGTAAAATGGCAGCCTGCCAGTGCTTAAGCCATGATAGGGATTGTTCTTCTAGGGGGCGTTTGAGCTCAGTGACCATACTTAGAGCGGCATCCAACATACCATCGGTTAGGGCCTCCTGGCACAACACCTGCCAACGGGCATCCCCCTGGGGAATAAGCTGTGGGGTGCGGTTTAGATCATCTAAATAGGCACAGATAACGGGACTGTCATAGAGTTGGTGTGTGGTATCGATAATGAGTGTTGGTACCTTACCCAAAGGGTTGAGTGGGGTAATGGTACTGTTATCGGCCATGGGGTTGGCACTTTGAAGATCCAACGGAATACGCTTTTCTAGAGCAACCATACGAACTTTTCGGGCGTAGGGGGAGGTGGGTGAGTAGATCAGGCGCATGGATCTTTCCTTTGCATGGCAGATGATAAAATCTCTCTATTCGAGGCTGTTTAGCCTCTAAGGTTTCGGAAATTTTACCACCTGACCGTATTGGTATGAATCGTCCCCCAATGTGTCCCCAGCTTGTGATTAGGATGTTTAAGCGCGGGCTTTTTAGGTTTTCTTCCCACCAATACGTTGAACAAATCTGGGTAAAAACAGCACGGTTGCCAGCAATCCCAAAGCCAATAGGGCTTGATGTATCAAATCTTCCCCACCGATGGCGGCCTCCCGCCCTACATAGCCTAACCATGTGTAGGCCAATGCACCAGGCAGCATACATATCCAAGTGGTCAGCAGATAGCTGAGCCAGGAGATGCCAGTTAACCCCAGGGCATAGTTAAGTAGATTAAAAGGAAACAGCGGAACCAGACGCACAAAGGCCACAAAGCGCCACCCCTCTTGTGCCACCCCCTTCATGAGGGTCGCCAAGCGTGAACCAGCGCTGCGCTGAACCCACGCTGCACCTAAGTGGCGTGCCAGTAAAAAGGCGCATAGGGCCCCAAGGGTTGCCCCTGTCAAATTGAGTAGTGTTCCAATAAAGGGACCAAAGAGGGCGCCTCCGGCTAGGGTTAAGAGAGCGCCGGGAAAAAATAGGATCGTGGCCAGGATATAGATTACCAAAAACACCACCCATGCCATGGGACCAAGGTTTGCCATCCAGGTGGTGATGGTTTCCAACGTCAGGGTTTGGCCCCACCATAAAGTGATGGCAACCGCGATCAGTAGTAAGGCTATACCCCATAAGCGCCATCGGCTATCGATAGGTTTCATGATCTAGCGTCGATTAAGGGGGTAGGCGCCGATTTTATGTATAAACGGTAACCTCAGCATGTCGGGCAGGGTATTGGTTATCTGAGGGTTCCTAAAAGTCTCCAGACCAATTGGCATCTGTTGGTGTCCTTCCGGTGGCTGGGCAAGATAGGTTCCCATAAGCCGGTCCCACCAAGGTAGGTTGACCCCAAAGTTGCTATTGGCCAAAGGGGCCTGTACAGCCTGGTGGGCACGGTGCATATCCGGTGTGACCACCAGCCACCGCAGTAGACGATCGAGAGGGATTGGCAAATGAATGTTGCCATGGTTAAACATAGCGGTTGCATTGAGCAGAACTTCAAAGATCAAGACAGCGACGGCCGAAGGGCCAAGGGCCGCAATAACCGCCAGTTTAATACCCATGGAAAGTAGCATCTCAATGGGATGAAAACGGGCACCGGTGGTGACATCATAATCCAGATCTGCATGGTGCATGCGGTGTAAACGCCAGAGTATGGGGATGGTATGAAACATCACATGTTGGGTATAAATGGCCAAATCCAACAGTATAACCCCCATAATCAGCGCCAGAGTGGGGGGGATATCCCAGTTATTCAGCAAGCCCCACCCATGGGCTTGGCCCATGAGTGCCAACCCTATCGCGGCTGTGGGAAAAAAAAGACGTAGGGTTAGGGGGTTGAGTGCAATAATTCCAAGATTAGCGCGCCAGTGGGCATATTTGGGTAGGCGTAGTGTGCGTCTGGGGGCAAGCCACGCCCAGAGCGCAACCGTGGCAAAAATACCAAAGAAAAAGCTAAGCCGAAGCCATATTTCATGGTTCAGAAGTGCGTCCATGGTACACCCTTTCACCTCCAAAAAATCTTATTCAATGGATTAGTTGAATATAGGGTGTGGGGGATGTTGTCAATGGCATTCTTGTACAGGAATGAGCTTAACCAGTAAAAATCCACCCCAGAGCAGACGATCTGGAATAGGCCTTTCCAGCCACCGGCCCCATGTCCACGGTTGGGTGAGGAACAGTGCGGAGCTCATGGCGCCAACCTGCCAGTTTGGGTGAGGTCCAAGTGCTACTTCAACCTGTTTGGTAATCTCTTGTGGTGTGTACCAACGGGCTTTTTGGTAACTCCTTAAGCGGTGGCGCTGTGTATACAGCAGGCTATGACGGTTGAATAGGCCCAGGAGTATGCTGTGACGGGCGACACGGGTACACTCACGTAAAACCTGATCTGGGTTATCCATAAAAGGTAGGCTGGTGATGGCAGTTATGTGGTC contains these protein-coding regions:
- a CDS encoding nucleotidyltransferase family protein; this encodes MVTGAWHDTLSQAMVQGTLSTTQLLYDAQWQRGLGSSLVFGIAQLLDQHYRGILILLGHQVGLTQGDLQKLVGAFNPKGCACAFYHGAPGVPALFRAETFHHLTKLFGPRGAKSL
- a CDS encoding glutathione S-transferase N-terminal domain-containing protein; its protein translation is MRLIYSPTSPYARKVRMVALEKRIPLDLQSANPMADNSTITPLNPLGKVPTLIIDTTHQLYDSPVICAYLDDLNRTPQLIPQGDARWQVLCQEALTDGMLDAALSMVTELKRPLEEQSLSWLKHWQAAILRSAQHVESDLNAYTGPLTLGQLALGATLGYLDFRLPQLEWRQGCTQLADWYTEFAQRPSMQDTQPPTT
- a CDS encoding TVP38/TMEM64 family protein, producing the protein MKPIDSRWRLWGIALLLIAVAITLWWGQTLTLETITTWMANLGPMAWVVFLVIYILATILFFPGALLTLAGGALFGPFIGTLLNLTGATLGALCAFLLARHLGAAWVQRSAGSRLATLMKGVAQEGWRFVAFVRLVPLFPFNLLNYALGLTGISWLSYLLTTWICMLPGALAYTWLGYVGREAAIGGEDLIHQALLALGLLATVLFLPRFVQRIGGKKT
- a CDS encoding sterol desaturase family protein, which produces MDALLNHEIWLRLSFFFGIFATVALWAWLAPRRTLRLPKYAHWRANLGIIALNPLTLRLFFPTAAIGLALMGQAHGWGLLNNWDIPPTLALIMGVILLDLAIYTQHVMFHTIPILWRLHRMHHADLDYDVTTGARFHPIEMLLSMGIKLAVIAALGPSAVAVLIFEVLLNATAMFNHGNIHLPIPLDRLLRWLVVTPDMHRAHQAVQAPLANSNFGVNLPWWDRLMGTYLAQPPEGHQQMPIGLETFRNPQITNTLPDMLRLPFIHKIGAYPLNRR
- a CDS encoding class I SAM-dependent methyltransferase, with product MGQWVGDRETALIRTLADLQPGQSVLDVGCGTGYFSRRLAQEEKLEVTGLDVDHDALHHAKTLAPHLSWTHGRAQQLPFTNHSFDHITAITSLPFMDNPDQVLRECTRVARHSILLGLFNRHSLLYTQRHRLRSYQKARWYTPQEITKQVEVALGPHPNWQVGAMSSALFLTQPWTWGRWLERPIPDRLLWGGFLLVKLIPVQECH